The Archocentrus centrarchus isolate MPI-CPG fArcCen1 unplaced genomic scaffold, fArcCen1 scaffold_27_ctg1, whole genome shotgun sequence genome contains the following window.
CTTCGGTcttccttcttctctcttctttcttcagATCCTTCCCAGCCAGTCTGGATCACGTTGCTGACTGAGGGTGGACTACCTCAGCCAGAGACTCTACCTGGGGATTACTCTGCCCCGTTTGTGGAAGAGCCTTGTTGGGGTcgccagcagatgaccccctgAGCACTGTTTGAATCTCCTGAAGTGTCCTTCCTGGTTTCTCTGCAGGTATGCACTGACTCCAGTGGTACCAGGTGTCTCCCTTTCTTTTTAGGCGCACAGCATGCGATGTTCTCTCGACAACCTGGTGGGGTCCTGTCCACCTGGGCTCTGACCACTTCCTCTTGATGACCTTTAGACGGACCCACTCTGCAGTGTGCGGTTCCCCCTTTTGGCCTCCCGTCACTCTGTCATGCACCTGTGAGACAAAACCTGACACCAAAGCTTTGAGTTCATCAAAATACGCTTTATACTGAAAGTTGGTTATATTTTGACCTTCCCCAGGAAGGGCTGCTGTGGGTCCTGGAAATTGTCTACCTGTGAGCAGCTCAAATGGTGTGAACCCTGTTACTTTGTTAAGTGAGCTCCTTATTTGTAACAATGCTATTGGAAGAGCGCCAACCCATTCAATTTTGCTCTGTACACAGATTTTAGCCAATTTGGTTTTTAGATTTTGGTTCATGCGCTCAACTTTACCCTGAGATTCTGGGTGATACACTGCTCCAAATTTGTGTTTCAGGCCTAAAGCTGCTTTCACAGCCTGTAGgtcttgatttttaaaatatgttccaTTGTCGGACCTTACTCTTCTGGGAAACCCGTGTTGTGGTATGTAATGGTTTATTAGGCATTTGATCACTATTTTACTATCTTCATTTTTAGCGGGGTACGCTTCGGGCCATCCTGTGATTGAGTCGACCATCACCAGGAGGTAGCGATACCCTCGAACTCTGTCAATCATGTCAGTGTAATCAATCACGATCTCTTCTCTGGGCCTTACCTGTAGTGGGAATGCTCCCATGTGTTGTTTCACAGTTGGCTTTGGGTTATACTTACCACAAATTTCACAGTCTCTTACTCTTCTTTTCGCCATGTCCACTAAGTAGGGGTGCCACCAATGGCTCAAGTTCCTCAGAATTTGTTGTGCTCCCACATGCCCTGGGCCATGGGCCTCTTCTATTAGGCTCGATCTCAATTCTGGGGGTAGAATGGGTCGACCATCCGGTCCTCTCCACACACCGTCGGTTTCGGTTGTTTCCAAACAGTCTTTTCCTGAAGTGATGCTCTCTTTTGACAATCTTTAATCATATCAAGGTCGATCCTAGGGAGTAGATCACTTACCTGTGGGTGGCTCATCATCATTTGATGTCTAGGGGTgtatcctgctgcttctttagCTCGCTGATCAGCCTCCTCATTTCCTTTTGCCACTCTGCTTCCCTCTTTGTCATGTCTTTTGCATTTTATCACTGCCACCCTAGTTGGTCCCGGAATGGCCTGGGCCAGGATTGCCATTTCTTCTGCATGCTTTACAGGGGTCATGGTAGCTGTTCGATACCCGGCTCTTTCCCATTGTCTAAGCTCCACATGCACTGCCCCTGTCACATAGGCCGAGTCGGTGTAGATGTTCACTTCTCTGTCCTTTTCATGTTGCAGTGCTGTAATCATCGCTAGGAGCtctgctctctgagctgatggtCTTTCTGTTAGCTTCTTTGCTCTCACGATCTGGTaacctgtctctgtctccctaACTACCGCATACCCTGCTTGAAGGTCTCCCTGTTTGTCTTTGTAACAGCCTCCATCTGTGTACCAGTTTTCAGCGCCCTCTATCGGTTCGCTGACTAGGTCTGGTCTGATTTTTAGGTCTTCCAAGACCTTCTCTTGGCAGTCATGTGGTTCTCCCCCTGAGATCTGGTCAGCCACGTTGATCCCTTGGTGTGTAAACACCAGGTTTGGGGCTTCCAAAATCTTGCTCAGTCTTCCCTGTCTCAGCAGAACTAGTGTGAAAATCTGTGAGTTCACAAATGCTACTACGCTGTGTGTTGTCAGGATCACCAACTGGTGTCCCATCACTATGTGTGTTGTCTTTTGAATGAGTTTTGCTATCCCTGCTGCATGCTGTGTGCACACTGGATGTCTCCTTTCTAGTGGGTCCAGCATTACGCTGAGATACATCAAGATACACCTTCTCCCCCTTTGTTTCTGATACAGGACACCATTAACCACGTTGTCCTGTACAGAAACATCCAAGAAAAAAGGGAGTGCGTAATCTGGACTAGCCAGGTCCGCTGCTCCTGTTAAGGATTGTTTCAATTTTGTGAATGCCTCTTCTGCAGAAACTGTCCACTGGAGTGGGGCTGTAAGGTTTCTCATGCCCTTTTCTCTCACCATTTCTCGGAGGTGATTGGTCAGATTCCCAAAGTCTGGTACATAACTTCTGCTGAACCCTGCAAGACCCAAAAACGATAACATTTGCTTTACTGTGACCGGTTGTGGGTGTTGCAAAATGATTTGTCTATGGTTCGGGGACATGCCAGCGCCCTGTCTGTTGATCAGGCGGCCCAAAAACTTTACTGTGGGCCGTGCTATCTGTAATTTGTCCTTGCTGGCCTTGAAGCCACGGGCATGTAGCCGCCAGAGCACATCGTGTGTGGCCTGGAGGCAGTCTGCCACTGTTGTGGCTGCGATGAGAATATCATCCACATACTGAATTAGTGTACAGTCGGGTGGGAGTTCACAGCCCGATAAGGCTTCTTTTAAGGCCTGATTGAAGAGTCCTGGTGACAAAATAAATCCCTGCGGGACCTGTGTGTACTGAGGAAGCCAAATGGGTTGTACGGTTTGAATTTGGAAGGTAATAGGCGGTAACCATTGGCAATGGCCAGCGTCGGCTGGTCCTGTAGACCACAACGTCCAAGGTAGCCTAGCCACCATAACTTCAGCCTGCTCGTGGTCGGAATGTTCTCGGCTGTGTTCTCGGTCCAGAGTAACGTGTTCCAACTCTGACTGATTGTTTGTTTGGGCCTGGATACGATACATTTCAGTGCTTTTAGAATAGGTGAGTCCCGCGATCTGCGTCGAGACCCAGTCAGATACGGCCTCGGCACGTTTTATCATTGGTCCTAATTCTTTGGCCGCGTGACCTCAGTGAAGAGCCAATGAGACATGAGGCACGGATGTCATCATGTACCACTGCGATTGTTCTTGGGTCAGGGAGACTGCAGCCGCAACTCCCTCAGATCCCACATATTGGACGTTTCAATTGCCCACTGTTGACCTTCCAGTTCTGCAAATGCGTCTTTGTACCAATCGGTCTCATTTCTGTCATAAAACAACGTGACATGGGGAGGGTCAGGAGGAGAGATGTAAGGTCTCAATCCAGCAATCCAAGGTTCCCACCTGCGGAACAGGGTCATTATCCCGGGCCGGATAGGTGTGTCTGGTTTTAACAGGGCCCAAtaaatgtctgctgtgtgtgtctgtgtggtcaGAGGCTGTAGCAACAGTTGGTGCTTCCCACTTGAGGGTCAGTAGTCACATGTTCGTGtctaagcataaaaattcaaaaacaataaataatacagcttcatcaactgcaccaaagaataaaacaattaaatgtggattgttaaacattaggtctctctcttccaagtccctattagtaaatgatttaataattgatcaacgtattgatttattctgccttacagaaacctggttacagcaggatgaatatgttagtttaaatgaatcaacacccccgagtcacagtaactgtcagaatgctcgaagcacaggtcgaggaggaggattagctgcaatcttcaatttcagcttattaattaatcaaagacccagacaaagttttcattcttttgaaagcctgactcttagtcttgtccatcctaattgggaaaatcaaaaacctgttttatttgttattatctatcgtccacctggtccttactcagagtttctgtctgatttctcagactttttatctgatttagtgctcagttcagataaaataattatagtgggtgattttaacatccatgtagatgctgagaatgacagcctcaacactgcatttaatctattgttagattcaattggcttctctcaaaatgtaaaggagcccacccaccactttaatcatactctggatcttgtcctaacatatggcatagaaactgaagacttaacagtattccctgaaagccccctcctgtctgatcatttcttagtaacatttacatttactttaatggattacacagcagtggggaataagttttattacagtagaagtctttgtgaaagtgctgtaactaagtttaaggatctaattccttcattgttatgctcttcagtgccatgtgccaacacagtgcagagcagctacctaaactctgctcccagtgaggtcgattatctcatcaatagttttacatcctcactgcgtataactttggatactgtggctcctctgaaaaggaaagcttcaaatcagaagtgcctgactccgtggtataattcacaaacgcacagcttaaagcagataacccgaaagctggagagggaatggcgtctcactaacttagaagatgctcatttagcctggaaaaagagtttgttgctctataaaaaagccctccgtaaagctaggacatcttactattcatcattaattgaagaaaataagaacaaccccaggtttcttttcagcactgtagccaggctgacaaagagtcagagctctgtagagccgagtattcctttcacgttaactagtagtgacttcatggatttctttacaaataaaattttagacattcgagaaaaaattatttataaccatctcaaagattattcttcatgttcggctgctttcagcactgctggtatttgtttagactcttttgctccagttgatctttcagagttaacttcaatagttacttcctccaaaccagcaacatgtttattagatcccattcctactagactgttcaaagaagtctttccaattattgatgcttcaatcttaaaaatgatcaatcagtctttattagttggctatgtaccacagaccttcaaggtggctgtaattaaacctctgcttaaaaagccatcacttgacccagctgtcttagctaattataggccaatctccaaccttccttttctctcaaagattcttgaaagagtagttgtaaaacagctaactgatcatctgcagaggaacggtttatttgaagagtttcagtcaggtttcagaattcatcacagtacagaaacagcattagtgaaggttacaaatgatcttcttagagcctctgacagtggactcatctctgttcttgtcctgttggacctcagtgcagcttttgatactgttgaccataacattttattacagagattagagcttgctataggtattaaaggtactgcactgcagtggtttgaatcatatttatctcatagactccaatttgttcatgtaaatggggagtcttcttcacacactaaggttaattatggagttccacagggttctgtgctaggaccaattttatttacattatacatgcttcccttaggcagtattattagaaagcactgcatcaattttcattgttatgcagatgatactcagctttacctatcaatgaagccagatgacacacatcaattagttaaactgcaggaatatcttaaagatattaacgcctggatgacctctaatttcctgcttctaaattcagataaaactgaaattcttgttctcggccccacaaaacttagaaacatggtgtctaaccagatacttactctggatggcattattttggcctccagtaacactgtgagaaatcttggagtcatttttgaccaggatatgtccttcaatgcacatattaaacaaatatgtaggaccgcttttttgcatttgcacaatatttctaaaattagaaacatcctttctcagagtgatgctgaaaagcttattcatgcatttattacttctaggctggattattgtcattcattattatcaggctgtcctaaaagctccctgaaaagccttcagctgatccaaaatgctgcagctagagtactgacagggactagaaagagagagcatatttctcccatattggcttctcttcattggctccctgttaaatctagaatagaatttaaaattcttctcctcacatacaaggtcttgaataatcaggcaccatcttatctcaaagacctcatggtgccatatcaccccaatagagcatttcgctctcagactgctggcttacttgtggttcctaggatacttaagagtagaatgggaggcagagccttcagctttcaggcgcctcttctgtggaaccagcttccagcttggattcgggagacagacaccctctctatttttaagattaggcttaaaactttcctttatgataaagcttatagttagggctggatcaggtgaccctgaaccatcccttagttatgctgctataggcctagtctgctggggggttcacataatgcactgtttctcattcaccttatttactttgtttatactccactctgcatttaatcattaattgatattaatctctggctctcttccacagcatgtctttctcttccctcagcccaaccggtcacggcagatgactgcccctccctgagcctggttctgctggaggtttcttcctgttaaaagggagtttttcctttccactgtcgccaagtgcttgctcatagggggtcgttttgactgttgggttttctctgtattattgtagggtctttacccacaatacaaagcgccttgaggtgacagtttgttgtgatttggcgctatataaataaaattgaattgaattgaattgaatccctctgtgaattattgtttttttggtggttttACACTGGGggtttttaagtgtttttaacctcagtgtgtgtttgttatacATACTGAGCATTTTAgaattgttcttttttatttatttagtctcTTTTGCCAAATTGCTATTGTACGGTGCTTTTTTGTGTGATTATTGCACCTCATTGTGAGTGTTTTTACTTGCTTTTGGTTTATATGTAGCCACGTGAAATTGGAAGCGATTAAATAGAGGGTTAACACTACAAGTCCCCAGGATTTCGACCTCCCCCCTCAAGTCCTGAAAGAGGGTCAAAAGACCCTTAGTCCAAACTGACGACTCTGATGGCTCCAATTAGCATCCCTTCAATTGTAAATGTGGCCATTGCCTGAGGAATCAGCAGGGGGGGAGGACAGCGAACTCACAAAAGCATTTCACACTTCTGTACCGTCAGGCCAAAAGGTAGGAGTGTGAATAGTCCATGTTGGGGTTGGGTGGGATCTTTGATGGAGGCAGCTCTACAGTAGACTCTCCTGTAGGTAATGCTCTGCAGAGAGGGTTTTACATATAGTTTGCAAAACATACAATCTGTTTCAAGAAATATGCAAAGGTTTTTCTAAAAGAAATtagtaatgtttttcttttaaaaaaagataagtgGGTTCAAAATGACAGTTTAGAAATAAACTAACCAAATTAATTGTGTTGATCCACCTCAAAAAAAGTCATGCAAAAAGTGTAAGCAAAAGAGTGTAAGCTGCTCCTGAGtgtggggaggggtggggggctggGGCAGATCTGGGAGACTTTGCACATGCAAATTTGCATGCAGCCTTTTGTGCTGTGGAGGATAAATAGGTGACTGCTTCACCTATTTAGTTCACaagaaacaaaatgcagaagagGTTCACCACTCAGAAGGCATTGGAACTGATTCTGAGCAATGTCAGCCCTTGTGACTCAGATGGAGAAGACATAGACCTTCAACCGGATTCGGACTCAGAGCTGTCTTCAGGTTAGATTTCTCAACCTacctattttattttcctgactattttttatttagaacCAAACAAAAAGTTAATTTGAAATTGTTTATCTTGCAGATGAGGAGACTCTCCCTCTACCAAAAAAGAGAGCTCGGTTGGGGAGTGAGATGGATCGCACTGAATTCACCACTCAGGTGTTTTCAACCACTGGTGCCACGCTGACAGTGTATGCGCCCAAACGGAAGAAGGCTGTTTACGTTCTCAGCAGCATGCACAGCGTGGTTGAGACTGAGGATACCACCAAAAGGAAGCCAAACACGGTCacacaatacaacaaaacaaagtgcgGTGTGGATGTGATGGACCAAATGGTGCGGGAGTACAGCGTGCGTGCAGGAACATGGAGATGGCCAGTTGCCATGTTCTACAACATGATTGACATGGCAGCACTGAATGCACATGTGCTTTATCAGGCATGCATTGGGGTGCAGGAGAGACGGGTGGACTTCCTGGTTGAGCTTGCAAAAGAGTTGGGTAACTCTCATGTGAGTGAGAAGAAGGCACACAAGGAGAAACTGCTTCGGCAACAACCTTCCACACCCAGCCCAGGCAAAAGGGCGAAGTGTCAGGTCAACCATCGATGCACGAACAATTGTGCAACTGTGAGATGTGTTGACTGCTACAAATACACATGTGGCAAATGTACCAGGGACATACCCTGGCAGTGCCAGGTATGTTCCgacagtgcagacagactgctgaGTGAGTGCTGAAATGCCAGTCACACAAAGACatgccactcacacacacacacgcagccccCCACTGTGCCTAGTGTAAATATGTATggaattgttttatttcttgtattttttgtatcgtttttaatgacaaaaataaaaagcatttaaacaaataacagtTGTTCTTTTGTATATTTCTCATGCTGGAATTTCAGTCCTCTTGACTTAGACACAAATACTTCTGGTCATTGCTCACAGCTGTACCTGGCTGTAAAATTTCTAATTctccatttaaaatattaaaaataattcattgtgcttttttgctaaaataaaactaagctaaatataatatatataatctttatattataaaatacaatatactGACTAGAACTAACTAGACAGTTAGTTGGGAGTTAAGCTTTCCCCCCTCCTGTGGTGCGCCAGTAATGGCCTTATTTACAGAACAAAAGCGCCTGTTCACACCTGATTATAGGATGTTAGCTAAAATCCTTCAGGTCACTTGACCCGTCTCTGGGCTCCAAAGgtagaaatgttaaatgacCCTTCTCTGGGACTTCTAGTGTTAAACAGCCCCACCTGGTGGAGCATTGATGTCATTCTTGCTGAAACTGGTTAGTCTCGCGAGAATGCGAAAGTTGCGCGAGATTTCATCTGCCGGCAGCTGATACACACAGAGTTTGATGTAGCTCTGGATGGGGAGTTGGATCCCATCTGGAGGGAAGCTTGCCGTAGGGTACAAGAGGCGGAGCTAGTTGAAAAGACATCCATGGCCCGGCTTGCTATTAAGCACAGGGTGCGTGTACCTGCCATGTCTGTTGCCACACTCCGTGCAAGGGGGCACAAGAGACAGTCCAGCGGCAACTCCACTATGCTGCTCGAGCAGGGAAACTCACCACTGCCTTGTGGGTTGATGGTTGTTCCAACTGCCGTCTCATCCAACAGATCTGTGTTTCCGGGTCAGGTTATTAAACTCTCACAGGAGGATATCTGGTTGTCACCAAAGACTAGGCTAGGCATTCTCAGCCAGTGCCATCATGTGGAAGGTGACCCCTATGAGGTTAAGTTTCAGCAGATTTTTGCTGACCTGGAGGAAGTTACCATTAGTCCGAGGGACAGTCAAAAATCAGACAGTGACATACAGAGCTTTCTAGATCGGCTGCACTGTGGTGGCAGCCCAGAGCAGAAAGTAGAGCTCAGGTCAGTCTGGACACAAAGGTGTCAAGAAGCTTATGAGCTGCTGAGGTACAGACTAACCAGTGCTCCCACACTAGGCTATGCAGACTTCACCTTACCTTTTATCCTTGAGACAGATGCAAGCAGCCTAGGATTAGGTGCTGTTCTGTACCAGGAACAAGCAGGTGGGAAGAAGGTGATAGCCTATGCGAGCCGGAGGCTCAGAGGGGCTGACAAGAATGATCGaaattacagcagcatgaaaCTCAAGCTGCTAGCACTCAAGTGGGCAGTTACGGAGAAGTTTAGGAGCTACCTGTCGGGGTCCAAATTTACTGTCATCACAGACAATAACCCCCTGTGTCATCACTCCACTGCCAATTTGGGGGCTATTCAGCAACAATGGGTCGCTCAGcttgctgtgtttgactttgatgTGAAATACCGGCCTGGACGGTGCAACACAGCAGCTGATGCCCTCTCCTGGCATCCGCCAGCTGATGAGCCAGAGCCAGACAGTGAAGACGCAGAATTTGATGACTGTGCAGCCATATGCAGCTCACTTAAGACAGGGACATCTTTGGGTATGAGTTTGGTAGCAGCAGGGATTGAACAGGGTAACATCAGACAGTTGCAGGCATCTGAAGTAATTCCAGATAAAATCCCTGTGTTGCCTGGGTACTCTAAAGCAGGACTACAGTGTTTTCAAACATCTGACCCAGTGTTGGGGGTGCTGAGAAAGGTCTGGAGCTGCCAAAGAAAACCTACTTACCATGAGAGAGCAGGCTTATCCAAACCAGTGCACTCCTTGTTGAAACAGTGGCCCCgactgagagaaagagatgggctTTTGTACAGAGTGATTGAGGATACTCACCTTGAAGAATGCTATCAGCTGTTGCTACCTGCATGCCTCAAAGAGCACGTCCTCAAGAGTGTGCATGACCAGATGGGACATCAGGGCATTGAATGAACCTTAGGACTTTTGAGACAGAGGTGTTTCTGGGGTGGTATGCATGAGGATGTTGAACAGTGGGTTAAAGAGTGCCAGAGGTGTGTCCTAACAAAGATGCCACACCCAAGAATCCAGGCTCCACATTCCCCTTTTTTATCTACTCGACCACTTGAAGTGGTGGCTGTGGACTACACAGTGCTGGTGCAAGCCACAGATGGTCGTGAGAATGTGCTGGTGATCACAGACGTGTTCACAAAGTTCAGTCAGGCCATTGCCACATGAGATCAGAAGGCAGATACGACAGCAAAGGCTCTTCTCGGGGTGTGTTTTTTGAAGTATGGAGTGCCTGAGCACCTGCACTCTGACCTGGGCAGAAATTTCGAAAGTGCTGTGATTGCAGAGCTATGCAAGTTGTATGGAGTAAAGAAAACCAGGACCACACCCCACCGTCCACAGGGTAACCCCCAGTGTGAGAGGTTCAACAGAACTTTACATGACCTCCTGCGCACGCTTCCCCCTGAAAAGAAGCGGCGTTGGCCTGAGCATCTGTCAGAACTTGTGTACGCTT
Protein-coding sequences here:
- the LOC115776172 gene encoding uncharacterized protein LOC115776172 — protein: MIKRAEAVSDWVSTQIAGLTYSKSTEMYRIQAQTNNQSELEHVTLDREHSREHSDHEQAEVMVARLPWTLWSTGPADAGHCQWLPPITFQIQTVQPIWLPQYTQVPQGFILSPGLFNQALKEALSGCELPPDCTLIQYVDDILIAATTVADCLQATHDVLWRLHARGFKASKDKLQIARPTVKFLGRLINRQGAGMSPNHRQIILQHPQPVTVKQMLSFLGLAGFSRSYVPDFGNLTNHLREMVREKGMRNLTAPLQWTVSAEEAFTKLKQSLTGAADLASPDYALPFFLDVSVQDNVVNGVLYQKQRGRRCILMYLSVMLDPLERRHPVCTQHAAGIAKLIQKTTHIVMGHQLVILTTHSVVAFVNSQIFTLVLLRQGRLSKILEAPNLVFTHQGINVADQISGGEPHDCQEKVLEDLKIRPDLVSEPIEGAENWYTDGGCYKDKQGDLQAGYAVVRETETGYQIVRAKKLTERPSAQRAELLAMITALQHEKDREVNIYTDSAYVTGAVHVELRQWERAGYRTATMTPVKHAEEMAILAQAIPGPTRVAVIKCKRHDKEGSRVAKGNEEADQRAKEAAGYTPRHQMMMSHPQVRPREEIVIDYTDMIDRVRGYRYLLVMVDSITGWPEAYPAKNEDSKIVIKCLINHYIPQHGFPRRVRSDNGTYFKNQDLQAVKAALGLKHKFGAVYHPESQGKVERMNQNLKTKLAKICVQSKIEWVGALPIALLQIRSSLNKVTGFTPFELLTGRQFPGPTAALPGEGQNITNFQYKAYFDELKALVSGFVSQVHDRVTGGQKGEPHTAEWVRLKVIKRKWSEPRWTGPHQVVERTSHAVRLKRKGDTWYHWSQCIPAEKPGRTLQEIQTVLRGSSAGDPNKALPQTGQSNPQVESLAEVVHPQSAT